The genome window ATATATATGGCGAAGTGTTAGTTGGTAAAAACGACAAACGCTGGAGAATTGAGCACTCCCAGATCGTAAACCCTGCTGACATGGACAAGTATGGCAAGTATAACATTGTGCCGTCGGTGCAGCCAACACATGCCACATCAGATATGTACTGGGCCGGTGACAGATTGGGCAAAGAGCGTATTGCACATGCATATCCGTTTAAAGAGCTGATGCAGCAAAACAACTGGATTCCGCTAGGTAGTGATTTTCCGGTTGAGCATATCAACCCGCTTTATACTTTCCATGCGGCAGTTGCACGCCAAGATGCTAAGAATTATCCAAGTGGTGGTTTCCAGATAGAGAACGCACTGACACGTGAAGATGCTCTGCGCGGCATAACAATATGGGCAGCAAAAGCGGCTTTTGAAGAAAATGAGAAAGGAACCATAGAAGCCGGTAAATTTGCTGACTTTGTGATTATGGAAGATGACCTGATGACAGTTGCTCCGGAGAAGATGCGTAACATGCAGGTGCTTTATACTTATGTAAATGGTAAACAGGTTTACAAGAAGTAAACCGCAACTATTAACTATAAAAAATGCCGCTGCAGTAATTTGCAGCGGCATTTTTTTTAAGAGCTATAGTTAATCTATAGTTTACGAAGCTACATTAGCTTTTACTTCCTGCTCCGCTCCTATGGCTCGTTTCCAGCGCACCATTGACAAAAAGATCAGCCCAAGCGCAAAGAAAATAATAAGCGCCAGAATACTGTTTCGCATAGAGCCGGTAAGTTGTGCTACCAAACCGTAAGCCAGCGTGCCTAAAACGATAGATACTTTCTCGGTCACATCATAAAAGCTGAAGAAAGAAGCATGATCTATAGTATGAGCAGGTATCAATTTGGAATAAGTAGAACGTGAAAGAGACTGAACACCACCCATTACGGTGCCAACTATAGCTGCCAGCACATAAAAGTCCATCTCTCCTCTTATAAAATAAGCTCCTATACAAATGCCAATCCAGATGATGACTGCAACTATAAGTGCCCTGATATTACCATACCTGCTGGATAAGACCGCAAACGCATAGGCACCGGCAATTGCTACCAGCTGGATAATGAGAATCGTAAGTATAAGCGCATCATCAGCCAGTTTTAATTCTTCAATTCCAAAAATAGTGGCCACATACATTACCGTCTGCACACCCATGTTATAAAAGAAATAAGCCAGCAAAAAGCGCTTCAGCATAGGCAATTGCTTTACCTGATTATATACTTTCTGCAACTCCTTGAAACCGTTCAGGATCCAGCTGCCCTGAGGTTTGCGGTTGTATACATTGCCCGGCAGGTGGTAAAAGGAGTACTGGGCAAAAACAAACCACCAAAGTCCGGTCGTCAGAAAGGCGATGCGTGGTGGCAGACTTTTGTTTTCGGCGGCAATGCCAAACCACTCCGGCTTCATGATCATGGCCAGGTTAAATATCAGTAGCAAAACACTACCTATATACCCCATCGAAAAACCGCGAGCACTCAGCTTATCAAACTGATCTTCGGTAGCAATTTCGGGCAGGTAAGCATTATAGAAAACTATACTTCCGCTAAAACCGATGGAGGCCAGCACAAAAAGTATAACTGATAAAGTAAATGTATCGCGGGTAAAGAAGTATAAACCAATGCAGGAAAGTGAACCCAGGTAACAAAACAGCTGCATGAACAACTTTTTACGTCCGCTATAGTCAGCAATAGACGTCAGGAATGGACTAAGCAACGCAATGATCAGGAAAGCACCTGACACTGCATAAGAGAATAGTACTGAGCTCTCCAGGCTAAAGCCCAGGAAATTAACTATAGTAGATTTGGTATCCGGGTCAGTGGCTACGGCACTATAGTAGATCGGGAAGATGGTAGACGTAATAACCAGCGAATAAACCGAATTGGCCCAGTCGTAGAAGCACCAGGCGTTGGTTATCTTAGGATTGTTCTTTTGCATGCATCAAGATATTAAAAATCTAAATCATGCCGTTGATTCCGAAGTATAAAGTATAGTTGTTTCTATTTATTAGATCCCATTTTATGGAGTATGAGCTCCCACAAGTGCTCAAAAGGCATAATTTCGGTTTCGGCGTAGGCTATACCTGCTGCCGGAGTTTGTTGCAGCTTGTTGAACAGGTAACTTCCTTTTCGCTTGCATGCTTTAACATCCGGA of Pontibacter deserti contains these proteins:
- a CDS encoding MFS transporter, yielding MQKNNPKITNAWCFYDWANSVYSLVITSTIFPIYYSAVATDPDTKSTIVNFLGFSLESSVLFSYAVSGAFLIIALLSPFLTSIADYSGRKKLFMQLFCYLGSLSCIGLYFFTRDTFTLSVILFVLASIGFSGSIVFYNAYLPEIATEDQFDKLSARGFSMGYIGSVLLLIFNLAMIMKPEWFGIAAENKSLPPRIAFLTTGLWWFVFAQYSFYHLPGNVYNRKPQGSWILNGFKELQKVYNQVKQLPMLKRFLLAYFFYNMGVQTVMYVATIFGIEELKLADDALILTILIIQLVAIAGAYAFAVLSSRYGNIRALIVAVIIWIGICIGAYFIRGEMDFYVLAAIVGTVMGGVQSLSRSTYSKLIPAHTIDHASFFSFYDVTEKVSIVLGTLAYGLVAQLTGSMRNSILALIIFFALGLIFLSMVRWKRAIGAEQEVKANVAS